One genomic region from Shewanella aestuarii encodes:
- the rpoB gene encoding DNA-directed RNA polymerase subunit beta: MVYSYSEKKRIRKDFGKRPKVLDIPYLLSIQLDSFKKFTDQDPTGERGFEAAFRSVFPIKSFSGYSELQYVSYKLGEPVFDVKECQIRGVTYSAPLRVKLRMVLFDREAAAGTVKDIKEQEVYMGDIPLMTENGTFVINGTERVIVSQLHRSPGVFFDHDRGKTHSSGKVLYNARIIPYRGSWLDFEFDPKDALFVRIDRRRKLPATIILRALDYSTQDILDLFFERIQFKIKKDSLVMALVPDRLRGETASYDIKDAEGNLLVEAGRRITARHIKQLEKTNTTELEVPVDYIVGKYAAQDYIDEDTGEVLVTANTEITLEDLANLSLAGIKEIDTLFINDLDHGAYIADTLRIDSTTNRLEALVEIYRMMRPGEPPTKDAAEGLFQNLFFSEERYDLSKVGRMKFNRRLEIAEDEGTGILSKDDIVAVMKKIIEIRNGYDEVDDIDHLGNRRIRSVGEMAENQFRVGLVRVERAVRERLSLGDLNELMPQDLINAKPISAAVKEFFGSSQLSQFMDQNNPLSEVTHKRRISALGPGGLTRERAGFEVRDVHPTHYGRLCPIETPEGPNIGLINSLASFARTNSYGFLETPYRKVVDGVITDEVEYLSAIEEGRYVIAQANIEVDSTGRMVEEQIACRHKGESTFMRAADVQYMDVSPQQIISVAASLIPFLEHDDANRALMGANMQRQAVPTLRADKPLVGTGIERTLAVDSGVVVAAKRGGVVDYVDASRIVVKVNEDELRPGEAGIDIYNLTKYTRSNQNTCINQRPCCFVGEPVVRGDVLADGPSTDLGDLALGQNMRIAFMPWNGYNFEDSILISERVAQEDRFTTIHIQELSCIARDTKLGSEEITADIPNVGESALSKLDESGIVYIGAEVKGGDILVGKVTPKGETQLTPEEKLLRAIFGEKASDVKDSSLRVPNSVKGTIIDVQVFTRDGVEKDKRALEIEEMHVRQARKDLGEEFKILEDGVLGRARNLLLAAGFSEAKLDEIPRKDLLIQVIDDEAKQTELEQLAEQHEELRADFDKKFEVKRRKITQGDDLAPGVLKIVKVYLAVKRTIQPGDKMAGRHGNKGVISKICPVEDMPYDHEGNPVDIVLNPLGVPSRMNIGQVLEVHMGAAAKGIGNRITAMLEEQREIAELRDYIKQVYELGDDVLQRVDIDSFTDDEVVRLAKHLKGGVPVATPAFDGAKEKEIKQMLELAGLPTSGQLSLYDGRTGNEFERKVTVGYMYMLKLNHLVDDKMHARSTGSYSLVTQQPLGGKAQFGGQRFGEMEVWALEAYGAAYTLQEMLTVKSDDVNGRTQMYKNIVDGNHQMQPGMPESFNVLLKEIRSLGINIELDQE, encoded by the coding sequence ATGGTTTACTCCTATTCTGAAAAGAAGCGTATTCGCAAAGACTTTGGTAAGCGTCCAAAAGTTTTGGACATCCCTTATCTGTTGTCTATCCAGTTAGACTCTTTTAAGAAATTCACCGATCAAGACCCTACGGGTGAGCGCGGTTTTGAAGCGGCATTTCGTAGCGTTTTTCCTATCAAGAGCTTTTCTGGTTACTCTGAGCTGCAATATGTCAGCTACAAACTAGGCGAGCCAGTTTTTGATGTGAAAGAATGTCAGATCCGTGGTGTTACATATTCTGCTCCACTACGCGTTAAATTACGCATGGTGTTGTTTGATCGTGAAGCCGCAGCTGGAACTGTAAAAGACATTAAAGAGCAAGAAGTCTACATGGGTGATATCCCATTAATGACTGAAAATGGGACTTTCGTAATCAACGGTACTGAGCGTGTAATCGTATCTCAGCTACACCGTAGTCCTGGCGTATTCTTTGATCATGACCGTGGTAAAACCCACTCTTCCGGTAAAGTGCTTTATAACGCACGTATTATTCCTTACCGTGGTTCATGGCTTGACTTTGAATTCGATCCAAAAGATGCCTTATTTGTACGTATTGACCGTCGTCGTAAATTACCTGCGACTATCATATTACGTGCCTTAGATTACAGCACCCAAGATATCTTAGACTTATTCTTCGAACGTATTCAATTCAAGATTAAGAAAGACTCTTTAGTTATGGCGTTAGTACCTGATCGCTTACGTGGCGAAACAGCAAGCTATGACATTAAAGATGCTGAAGGCAACTTATTAGTTGAAGCTGGTCGTCGTATTACAGCTCGTCATATTAAACAGCTAGAAAAAACCAATACAACTGAGCTTGAAGTACCAGTTGATTACATTGTTGGTAAGTATGCTGCACAAGACTATATCGACGAAGATACTGGTGAAGTATTAGTTACAGCTAATACTGAAATCACGTTAGAAGACTTAGCCAATTTATCTTTAGCTGGCATTAAAGAAATTGATACTTTATTTATCAATGATCTTGATCATGGTGCTTATATTGCTGACACATTACGTATTGATTCAACAACTAATCGCTTAGAAGCGTTAGTTGAAATCTATCGTATGATGCGTCCTGGTGAGCCACCAACCAAAGATGCTGCTGAAGGTTTATTCCAAAACTTATTCTTCAGTGAAGAACGTTATGACTTATCTAAAGTAGGTCGTATGAAGTTCAACCGTCGTCTTGAAATTGCAGAAGATGAAGGTACTGGCATATTGTCTAAAGACGATATCGTAGCAGTAATGAAGAAAATCATCGAAATCCGCAATGGCTATGATGAAGTCGACGATATTGACCATCTAGGTAACCGTCGTATTCGTAGCGTAGGTGAGATGGCTGAAAACCAATTCCGTGTTGGTCTAGTTCGTGTTGAGCGTGCAGTTCGTGAGCGCCTATCTTTAGGTGACTTAAACGAGTTAATGCCTCAAGACCTAATTAACGCTAAGCCAATTTCTGCGGCTGTAAAAGAATTCTTCGGTTCTTCACAGTTGTCACAGTTTATGGATCAAAACAACCCGCTATCAGAAGTTACGCACAAGCGTCGTATTTCTGCACTTGGCCCAGGTGGTTTGACTCGTGAGCGTGCTGGCTTCGAAGTCCGTGACGTACATCCAACTCACTACGGTCGTTTATGTCCAATTGAGACTCCTGAGGGTCCAAACATTGGTCTAATCAACTCGTTAGCAAGTTTTGCGCGTACTAACTCTTACGGTTTCTTAGAGACACCTTACCGCAAGGTAGTTGATGGTGTGATTACTGATGAAGTTGAATACTTATCAGCAATTGAAGAAGGCCGTTATGTTATTGCACAGGCAAACATTGAAGTTGACTCAACTGGTCGCATGGTTGAAGAGCAAATTGCTTGTCGCCACAAAGGTGAATCTACCTTTATGCGCGCAGCTGATGTTCAGTATATGGACGTATCGCCACAACAGATTATTTCTGTTGCAGCATCACTTATTCCGTTCTTAGAACACGATGATGCTAACCGTGCATTGATGGGTGCAAACATGCAACGTCAAGCCGTTCCTACTTTACGTGCTGATAAGCCGTTAGTGGGTACTGGTATTGAACGTACTCTTGCTGTTGACTCAGGCGTGGTTGTTGCTGCTAAGCGTGGTGGTGTGGTCGATTACGTTGATGCTAGCCGTATTGTTGTTAAAGTAAATGAAGATGAGCTACGCCCAGGCGAAGCGGGTATCGACATTTACAACTTAACTAAGTATACCCGTTCTAACCAAAACACTTGTATTAACCAACGTCCTTGTTGTTTTGTTGGTGAACCTGTGGTTCGTGGTGACGTTTTAGCTGATGGCCCATCTACCGATTTAGGTGATTTGGCTCTTGGTCAGAACATGCGTATCGCATTCATGCCTTGGAACGGTTACAACTTCGAAGATTCGATCTTAATTTCTGAGCGCGTTGCGCAGGAAGACCGTTTCACGACTATCCACATTCAAGAGCTTTCATGTATTGCTCGTGATACTAAGTTGGGTAGTGAAGAGATCACGGCTGATATTCCAAACGTAGGAGAGTCTGCTTTATCTAAATTAGATGAGTCAGGTATCGTTTACATTGGTGCAGAAGTGAAAGGTGGCGATATTCTCGTTGGTAAAGTGACACCTAAGGGTGAAACTCAGCTAACTCCAGAAGAGAAGTTATTGCGTGCCATCTTCGGTGAAAAAGCATCTGACGTTAAAGACAGCTCTTTACGTGTACCTAACTCTGTTAAAGGTACCATCATCGACGTACAAGTATTTACTCGTGACGGCGTTGAAAAAGATAAACGTGCACTTGAAATTGAAGAAATGCACGTTCGTCAAGCTCGTAAAGACCTTGGCGAAGAGTTCAAAATTCTTGAAGATGGTGTATTAGGCCGTGCACGTAATTTGTTACTTGCTGCTGGTTTCTCTGAAGCAAAATTAGATGAGATCCCACGTAAAGACCTACTAATCCAAGTGATTGATGACGAAGCTAAACAAACTGAACTAGAGCAATTAGCTGAGCAGCATGAAGAGTTGCGCGCTGATTTTGATAAGAAGTTTGAAGTTAAGCGTCGTAAGATCACTCAAGGTGATGACTTAGCACCGGGTGTACTAAAAATTGTTAAAGTCTACTTAGCAGTTAAACGTACTATTCAACCAGGTGACAAAATGGCAGGTCGTCATGGTAACAAAGGTGTTATCTCGAAGATTTGTCCAGTTGAAGATATGCCTTACGATCATGAAGGAAATCCTGTCGACATCGTACTAAACCCATTGGGCGTACCATCGCGTATGAACATCGGTCAGGTATTAGAGGTCCACATGGGTGCTGCAGCTAAAGGTATCGGTAATCGTATTACTGCTATGCTTGAAGAGCAGCGCGAGATTGCAGAACTTCGTGACTATATCAAGCAAGTGTATGAATTAGGTGATGACGTGTTACAGCGCGTTGATATCGATTCATTCACAGACGATGAAGTTGTTCGTCTTGCTAAGCATCTTAAAGGCGGTGTGCCTGTCGCTACACCAGCATTTGATGGTGCGAAAGAGAAAGAGATCAAGCAAATGCTTGAGCTTGCAGGCTTACCTACTTCTGGCCAGCTATCATTATACGATGGCCGTACTGGTAACGAATTTGAGCGTAAAGTAACTGTTGGTTATATGTATATGCTCAAACTGAACCACTTAGTTGATGACAAGATGCACGCTCGTTCTACCGGTTCGTACAGCTTAGTGACTCAACAACCATTGGGCGGTAAAGCCCAATTCGGTGGTCAGCGTTTCGGTGAGATGGAAGTATGGGCACTTGAAGCATATGGTGCTGCTTATACGCTACAGGAAATGCTTACAGTTAAGTCAGATGACGTTAACGGTCGTACTCAGATGTATAAGAACATCGTCGACGGTAATCATCAGATGCAACCAGGCATGCCTGAGTCTTTCAACGTATTGTTGAAGGAAATTCGTTCACTTGGTATTAATATCGAGTTGGATCAAGAGTAA
- the rplJ gene encoding 50S ribosomal protein L10: protein MALRLEDKKAIVAEVNEAAKGALSAVVADSRGVTVGAMTGLRKAAREANVYVRVVRNTLAKRAVEGTSFECLAETFTGPTLLAFSTDHPGAAARLLKDFAKAQEKFEVKGAAFEGEFIPAADIDRLAKLPTYEEALAQLMMTMKEASAGKFVRTLAALRDQKEAA, encoded by the coding sequence ATGGCATTAAGACTCGAAGACAAAAAGGCAATTGTTGCTGAAGTCAACGAAGCTGCCAAAGGTGCACTTTCTGCAGTTGTTGCCGATTCTCGCGGTGTAACTGTAGGCGCTATGACCGGTCTGCGTAAAGCAGCTCGTGAAGCAAATGTATATGTACGTGTAGTACGTAACACATTAGCTAAACGTGCTGTTGAAGGTACTTCATTTGAATGCCTTGCAGAAACGTTCACTGGCCCAACTTTATTAGCTTTTTCTACTGATCATCCAGGTGCTGCAGCGCGTCTTTTAAAAGATTTCGCTAAAGCGCAAGAAAAGTTTGAAGTTAAAGGTGCAGCTTTCGAAGGGGAATTTATCCCTGCAGCTGATATTGATCGTTTAGCGAAACTACCAACATACGAAGAAGCACTAGCTCAGTTAATGATGACTATGAAAGAAGCATCTGCTGGCAAGTTTGTACGTACATTGGCCGCCCTACGCGATCAGAAAGAAGCCGCTTAA
- the tuf gene encoding elongation factor Tu, translating to MAKAKFERSKPHVNVGTIGHVDHGKTTLTAAISAVLSKTYGGEVKNFAQIDNAPEERERGITINTSHIEYDTPTRHYAHVDCPGHADYVKNMITGAAQMDGAILVVAATDGPMPQTREHILLSRQVGVPFIIVFMNKCDMVDDEELLELVEMEVRELLSEYDFPGDDLPVIQGSALKALEGDAAWEAKVLELAEALDTYIPEPERDIDKPFLLPIEDVFSISGRGTVVTGRVERGIIRVSDEVEIVGVKETTKTTCTGVEMFRKLLDEGRAGENCGVLLRGTKRDDVERGQVLAKPGTITPHTTFESEVYVLSKEEGGRHTPFFKGYRPQFYFRTTDVTGTIELPEGVEMVMPGDNIKMVVTLIYPIAMDEGLRFAIREGGRTVGAGVVAKIIA from the coding sequence ATGGCAAAAGCTAAATTTGAACGTTCTAAGCCCCACGTAAACGTAGGCACCATCGGTCACGTTGACCATGGTAAAACAACTTTAACTGCAGCTATCTCTGCTGTTTTATCTAAGACTTATGGTGGTGAAGTTAAAAACTTTGCACAAATCGATAACGCTCCAGAAGAGCGTGAGCGCGGTATTACTATTAATACTTCTCACATCGAGTATGACACACCAACTCGTCACTACGCACACGTAGACTGTCCAGGTCACGCGGATTATGTTAAAAACATGATCACTGGTGCTGCACAGATGGATGGCGCAATCTTAGTAGTAGCTGCAACTGACGGTCCAATGCCTCAAACACGTGAGCACATCCTGCTTTCACGTCAGGTTGGTGTACCTTTCATCATCGTATTCATGAACAAGTGTGACATGGTAGATGACGAAGAGTTACTAGAATTAGTAGAAATGGAAGTTCGTGAACTTCTTTCAGAGTATGACTTCCCAGGTGATGACTTACCAGTAATCCAAGGTTCTGCATTAAAAGCGTTAGAAGGCGATGCAGCATGGGAAGCAAAAGTACTTGAGTTAGCAGAAGCGCTTGATACTTATATTCCAGAGCCAGAGCGTGATATCGATAAGCCATTCCTACTACCAATCGAAGACGTATTCTCGATTTCAGGTCGTGGTACAGTGGTAACAGGTCGTGTTGAGCGTGGTATCATCCGCGTATCAGATGAAGTTGAAATTGTTGGTGTAAAAGAAACCACTAAGACAACTTGTACTGGTGTAGAAATGTTCCGTAAACTGCTTGACGAAGGTCGTGCAGGTGAGAACTGTGGTGTGTTATTACGTGGTACTAAGCGTGATGACGTAGAACGTGGTCAAGTACTAGCTAAGCCAGGAACAATCACTCCACATACAACTTTTGAATCAGAAGTATACGTGTTATCAAAAGAAGAAGGTGGTCGTCACACTCCATTCTTCAAAGGTTACCGTCCACAGTTCTACTTCCGTACAACTGACGTAACAGGTACTATCGAGTTACCAGAAGGCGTAGAAATGGTAATGCCTGGTGACAACATTAAGATGGTTGTTACTCTAATCTACCCAATCGCGATGGACGAAGGTTTACGCTTCGCAATTCGTGAAGGTGGCCGTACAGTTGGTGCTGGTGTTGTAGCTAAAATCATCGCTTAA
- the nusG gene encoding transcription termination/antitermination protein NusG, with protein MTEATEAKKRWYVIQAFSGYEGRVLKTLLEHIKMHNMEHYFGEILVPTEEVVEMRAGQRRKSERKFFPGYVLVQMEMNDESWHLVKSIPRVMGFIGGTSDRPAPISDKEANAILQRLQDTVSSPTHRVIYEPGEVVRVCDGPFADFNGTIEEVDYDKSRVKVSVMIFGRSTPVELDFNQVEKS; from the coding sequence ATGACTGAAGCTACAGAAGCGAAAAAAAGATGGTATGTGATTCAGGCCTTTTCAGGCTATGAAGGCCGTGTATTAAAAACACTGCTTGAGCATATCAAAATGCACAATATGGAACATTACTTTGGTGAGATTTTAGTGCCTACCGAAGAAGTTGTTGAAATGCGTGCAGGACAGCGTCGTAAAAGTGAACGTAAGTTTTTTCCTGGCTATGTATTAGTGCAGATGGAAATGAACGATGAAAGTTGGCATTTAGTGAAGAGCATCCCACGTGTGATGGGCTTTATTGGTGGTACTTCAGATCGTCCAGCGCCGATTTCTGACAAAGAAGCCAACGCGATTTTACAACGTTTACAAGACACAGTTAGTTCACCTACTCATCGTGTTATCTACGAACCTGGTGAAGTGGTTCGTGTATGTGACGGTCCTTTTGCTGACTTTAACGGCACAATCGAAGAAGTGGATTACGATAAGAGTCGTGTAAAGGTTTCAGTTATGATTTTCGGTCGTTCTACACCAGTAGAACTAGATTTTAATCAAGTTGAAAAAAGCTGA
- the rplK gene encoding 50S ribosomal protein L11 produces the protein MAKKIEAYIKLQVAAGAANPSPPVGPALGQKGVNIMEFCKAFNARTEKFEKGMPIPVVITVYNDRSFTFETKTPPASFLLLKAAGLKSGSGRPNTQKVGTIKRSAVQEIAETKAADMTGADIEAMTRSIEGTARSMGLVVED, from the coding sequence ATGGCAAAGAAAATTGAAGCTTATATTAAGCTACAAGTAGCAGCCGGTGCTGCAAACCCATCTCCACCAGTTGGTCCTGCTTTAGGTCAAAAAGGTGTGAACATCATGGAATTCTGTAAAGCATTCAACGCTCGTACTGAAAAGTTCGAAAAAGGTATGCCAATTCCTGTTGTGATCACTGTTTATAACGACCGTTCTTTCACTTTTGAAACTAAGACTCCTCCTGCGTCTTTCCTACTGCTTAAAGCAGCTGGTTTGAAATCAGGTTCTGGTCGTCCTAACACTCAAAAAGTAGGAACTATCAAGCGTAGCGCTGTTCAGGAAATTGCTGAAACTAAAGCCGCTGATATGACTGGTGCTGACATTGAAGCGATGACTCGCTCAATTGAAGGTACTGCACGTTCAATGGGTTTGGTAGTAGAGGACTAA
- the rplA gene encoding 50S ribosomal protein L1 codes for MAKLTKRARVIREKVDATKLYDINEAVALLKELATAKFVESVDVAVNLGIDPRKSDQNVRGATVLPHGTGREVRVAVFTQGANAEAAKEAGAELVGMDDLAAQVKAGEMNFDVVIASPDAMRVVGMLGQILGPRGLMPNPKTGTVTPNVAEAVKNAKAGQVRYRNDKNGIIHTTIGKVDFTTEQLKENLEALVSALKKAKPAVAKGVYVKKVSISTTMGAGVAVDQASLEDVK; via the coding sequence ATGGCAAAGCTAACTAAGCGCGCTCGCGTAATCCGCGAAAAAGTTGATGCAACAAAATTGTATGACATCAACGAAGCTGTGGCTCTTTTAAAAGAATTAGCAACTGCTAAGTTTGTTGAAAGTGTAGACGTAGCTGTAAACCTAGGTATCGATCCTCGTAAATCAGATCAAAACGTGCGTGGTGCTACTGTACTTCCTCACGGTACTGGTCGTGAAGTTCGTGTTGCTGTATTCACACAAGGTGCAAACGCTGAAGCTGCTAAAGAAGCTGGCGCCGAACTTGTGGGTATGGATGATCTAGCTGCACAAGTTAAAGCTGGTGAAATGAACTTTGACGTTGTTATCGCATCTCCAGACGCAATGCGCGTTGTTGGTATGTTAGGTCAAATCTTAGGTCCACGTGGTTTAATGCCTAACCCTAAGACTGGTACTGTAACGCCAAACGTTGCTGAAGCAGTTAAAAATGCAAAAGCTGGTCAAGTTCGTTACCGCAACGACAAGAACGGTATTATTCACACTACCATTGGTAAAGTGGATTTCACCACAGAACAACTTAAAGAAAACTTAGAAGCGTTAGTGTCTGCACTGAAAAAGGCTAAGCCTGCAGTTGCAAAAGGCGTTTACGTGAAAAAAGTTAGCATCTCTACCACTATGGGTGCAGGTGTTGCAGTTGACCAAGCTAGCTTGGAAGACGTTAAGTAA
- the secE gene encoding preprotein translocase subunit SecE — MTTNTESQGNSLDIVKWGIAVLLIAAAVVANQFFAEASVVARTAGVIVTFAIAGFIAFQTVKGKQALSFAREAHIEVRKVIWPTRQEALNTTFIVLAATAVVALILWGLDAILLRVVNLITGV, encoded by the coding sequence ATGACAACAAATACTGAAAGCCAGGGTAACTCTCTGGATATCGTAAAATGGGGCATAGCTGTACTGCTAATCGCAGCTGCAGTTGTTGCAAACCAATTTTTTGCTGAAGCTAGCGTAGTTGCACGTACCGCTGGCGTAATTGTTACTTTTGCAATTGCTGGTTTCATTGCCTTCCAAACCGTAAAAGGCAAGCAAGCACTATCTTTTGCTCGTGAAGCGCACATCGAAGTGCGTAAAGTGATTTGGCCAACTCGCCAAGAAGCACTTAACACGACTTTTATTGTACTTGCTGCAACAGCAGTTGTTGCATTGATCCTTTGGGGTCTGGATGCAATCTTGTTGCGAGTTGTGAATTTAATTACAGGCGTATAG
- the rplL gene encoding 50S ribosomal protein L7/L12 produces the protein MSITKDQILEAFAAMSVMEVVELIEAMEEKFGVSAAAAVVAGGADAGAAAEEQTEFDVVLTSHGANKVAVIKALRGATGLGLKEAKAMAESAPVAVKEAISKEEAEALKAELVAAGAEVEIK, from the coding sequence ATGTCTATCACTAAAGATCAAATCTTAGAAGCTTTTGCAGCAATGTCTGTAATGGAAGTTGTTGAACTAATCGAAGCTATGGAAGAAAAATTCGGCGTTTCTGCTGCTGCTGCTGTTGTAGCTGGCGGTGCTGACGCTGGTGCTGCAGCTGAAGAGCAAACAGAGTTTGACGTAGTTCTAACTTCACACGGTGCTAACAAAGTTGCTGTTATTAAAGCATTACGTGGCGCTACAGGTTTAGGCCTAAAAGAAGCTAAAGCTATGGCTGAATCTGCTCCAGTAGCAGTTAAAGAAGCTATCTCTAAAGAAGAAGCAGAAGCACTTAAAGCTGAGTTAGTTGCAGCTGGTGCTGAAGTTGAAATCAAGTAA